The DNA window CGTGTCCTGACCGACGTGCTTGTAGCCCGAGAGCGTCTTGCCCGCGATGTCGACGGTGTCCGAGGCCTGGGCCGGGGCGCCCGCCAGCGAGAACGCGGCAGCCCCCGCCACCAGGACCACGCCGAGGCGCTTGATCGATCTCATCCCCACGAGTTCCCTTCGTCGTTTCGGCGGCCGGCTCGTCTGCTGACCGCTTCGACCAGTATTCGTCCGGGCTCGCCCAAGATCCGCCCAAAGGACACCAGCCTGTGGATAACGGGCACCGGGCACCCCTGACGTGCCAGGCTTTGCCCAGGGAGGTCAGATGGAGTTCCGGCTGCTGGGTCCGGTGGAGGTGATCCGGGCGGGCGAGCTGCTTCCGGTCGGAGGCGCTCGCGACCGCGCACTGCTGGCCGCGTTGCTGCTCCGGGCCAACGAGGTCGCGCCAGTGGGCTACCTCGTCGAGTCGGCGTGGGAGCGTACGCCGGCGTCGCCGGACACCAACCTGCGGACGTACATCTCCCGGCTCCGCCGGCGCCTGGCCGACTCCGCTGACGACGCGCCGCGGGTGGTGACGCGCGACGGCGGCTACCTGTTCGTGGTCAACCCGGGCGAGCTCGACGTCGCCGAGTTCGAACGCCAGTTCGACGTTGGCCGCGACGCGCAGGCGACCGGCGACCACGCCACCGCGGCATCGGCGTACTCCGCGGCGCTGGCGCTGTGGCGGAACGATCCGCTCACCGACCAGCGGCACGGGCCGACGCTCGAGGCGGAGCTGACCCGGCTTCGCGGCCGCCGGCTCGACGCGCTCGAGGGCTACGCGCACTCCCGCATCCAGCTCGGACGTGCGGTCGAGGTGATCGAGGACCTGACGACGTTCGTCGACGAGTACCCGCTGCGCGAGGAGCTGTGGGCTCAGCTGATGACGGCGCTGTACCGGACCGGCCGGCGCGCCGACGCTCTCGCGACGTACGTCCGGGCCCAGACCCACCTCGTCGACGAGGTCGGCGTCGAGCCGGGTCCGCGGCTGCGCGATCTGCATGCCGCGATGCTGCGCGACGCCCCGGAGCTCGGGCCGGAGAGCGCGGAGATCTCCCTGGCCGCCAGCCGTCCCGTGCCGCCCGCACAGCTGCCGGCCGACCTGCCGACGTTCACCGGGCGGTCGGGCGAGCTCGACCAACTGACCGCGTTGCTGTCCTCCGACCACCGTCCGTCCACGGTGATCATCACGGCGATCGACGGCATGGCGGGCATCGGCAAAACCACTCTCGCCACGCACGTGGCACATCGGGTCCGCGACCGCTTCCCCGGCGGCCAGCTGTTCCTCGACCTGCACGGCCATACCGAGGGCGTCCCGCCGGTCGACCCGGGCGACGCGCTCGACCGGATGCTGCGCGCGCTCGGGGTGCCCGGCGACCAGATCCCCCGCGACACCGAGGAACGTTCCGCGTTCTACCGCACCCAGCTCGCCGACCGGACGATGCTGATCGTGCTCGACAACGCGGCCTCCGAACGCCAGGTCGCCCCGCTGCTCCCCGCCAACCCCGCCTGCGTCGTCCTGGTCACGAGCCGGCGACGGCTGTCCGACCTCGAGCACGCGGTGCCCCTGTCGCTGGACGTCCTGTCCCCGGACGAGGCCGCCGTCCTGTTCATCAAGATCGCCGGCGCCGACCGCGTGGCCGGCGCACCGGAGCTGGTCCGCGAGATCGTCGAGCGGTGCGGCCGGCTGCCGCTGGCGATCCGCATCGCGGCCGCCCGGCTGCGGAGCCGACCGGGCTGGACCCTCGGCCATCTCGCCGACCGGTTGGGCGACGAACGCCGCCGGCTCGACGAGCTGGACCATGGCGACCGCGGGGTCGCCGCGGCGTTCGAGCTCTCCTACCGGCACCTCGACACCGAGCAGCGCCGGGTGTTCCGGCTTCTCGGCGTTCATCCCGGCGTCGACACCGACGCGCACGCGGTCGCCGCGCTCGTCGGCGTGCCGCTCGTGACGGCGGAGCGCGCGCTCGACGACCTCGTCCAGGCGCACCTGCTGACCGAGCAGACTCCGGGGCGGTTCGTCCTGCACGATCTGTTGCGGACGTTCGCCGCCGACCGGGCGGCCGCCGAGGACACCGACGGCGAACGCGCGTCGGCCCTCGACCGCCTGCTCGACCACTACGTGAGCGCCACCGCCTTGGCGATGGAGCTCGCGGACCCGGCGTACGCGCGGCATCGCCCGGTGGTGCCGGACGCGGTGAGCGAGCTCCCCAGCCTGGACGCGAAGTCGGCCAACTCGTGGCTCGAGGTCGAGCTGGTCAACCTCGCGGCCGCCGCGCGGGTTGTGGCCGCTCGGCCCCAGACCTCGGTGCTCGCGCGGCTACTGGGCCGGTGGCTGTCGACGCGCGGTCACAACGGCCACGCGCTGGCTCTCCACCTCGCCGCGGTCGCCGCCAGCAGGACATTGGACAACCCGATCGCGGAGGCGTACGCCTTGGTCGGGGTGGGCGACGCGCACAGCCTCGCGGACCGCTACCCCGACGCCGGCGCGGCGTACCTGGAAGCGCTGGCGGTCTCGGAGACGACCGGTGACAGGCAGGCCAGGTTGCTCGCGCTCGCAGGACTCGGCGACTTCCACCGCCTGACCGACGACCACGGGCAGGCCCGCGAGCGCTACTACCAAGCCCTCGGACTGTCCCGCGAGCTCGGCGACGAGCTAGTCGAGCAGCGCACGCTTCGCGGCCTCGGCGTGGGGTTCGCCGTGACCGGCGACCTGGCGCTCGCCAACACGCACTTCACCCAGGCGCTCGAGACCGCCCGCGCCACGGGCGAACGCGGCTACGAGGCACGTTCGCTCGCGAGTCTCGCGATGACGCACCGGCACTGGGGCAACCACGACGCGGCGTTCGAGTACGCCCAACGCGCCCTCGACATCGTGCAGGACCTCGGCGACCTCGGCGCGGAGATCTCCGTTCGCAACGAGCTCGGCCGCAACCACCGGCTGGTCGGCGAGCTCACCGCCGCGCTCTGGCACGCGCAGCACGCCCTCGACATCGCCCGTTCGTTGGGCGACCGGCTCGGTGAGTCCCAGGTGCTCAAGGCGGTCGGCGAGGTCCATCTCGCGGCCGAACGCCACGACCAGGCCATCACCTGCTACCGCGCGGCCGTGGCGATCTCGCGCGAGATCGCCAACCGCAACGACCTGTTCGAAGGGCTGTACGGCCTCGGGCGCGCGCTCATGTCGGCCGACCGCACCTCTGAGGCCGTGCCGCCGTTGGAGGAGGCACTGTCCGTCGCGACGGCCCTCGACCAACCCCACGACATCGCCCGCGCCGGCGACGCCCTCGCCGCCACGGCAACCCCCACTGGAGTCTGATCACCCCAACGGCTTGACCTTGCAGTGACTGCAAGGTTTAACGTTCGTCGATGTGAACATCTCCGCGCTTGCCCGACGGGCCGGGATCTCGCCGTCCGGGGTTCGTTGGTACGAGTCGGCCGGGATCCTGCCGGCTCCGGTACGCGCCGGCAACGGGTACCGGTCGTACGACGAACGTGACCTCAGCCGGCTGACGCTCATCATCTCCCTGCGCCGCCTGGGCATGTCGCCGGTCGAGGCCGGCCGGCTCGCCACGCAATGCCTCGAGTCGGGGCCGACCCACCCGCTCCTCGTCGCGACGCTCGAACAGCAACGACGCAAGATCGCCGAACAGCGGGCCGACCTCGAGCTGCTGGAACACCAACTCGTCGACCTCGAGCGCACGATCGAGGCCGTCGACCCGCGAGGCACTGATCGGCGAGACCCGATCGCGGTGTTGTTCGTCTGCAACGGGAACTCGGCGAGAAGCCAGCTCGGCGAGGCGCTGCTCGGGCACTTCGGCGGTCCCGACTTCGCGGCGATGTCCGCCGGAACGAGGCCGAAGCGGGTGCACGAGCTGGCGGTCCGGGTCCTCGCGGAGATCAACGTGGACTGGCGAAACGCCAAGGCCAAGCACATCGGGGAGTTCCTCGACCGGCGGATCGACTACGTGATCACGCTGTCGAACTCCGCCCGAGAGGAATGCCCGACGCTGTCCGGCCGGCACAACGCGCTCCACTGGCACCTCGACGACCCGTCCGAGGTCGGCGGACCCCAGGAGACCCGGCTGCAGGCGTTCCGAGCCACGCGGACCGAGCTCACCGTCCGGCTGCGCCCGTTCATCGAGATCGCACGACGCGCCGCGGGACGCCTTCCCGCGATCGCCGGACCTGACCCGGCGCGCTGACCCACTGTTCAAGGAGACAGATCATGAGGCTTCCGTACGCCGAACCACTCAACGTGCTCAAGCTCGACGACCCGGTGATCCCGGAGCCGCCCCGGAGGGGCGAGCCGGGCGGTGAGCCCTGCGGCCTGTGCGGCGGCGGCGCGACCGCGCCGGTCTGGGGTGACGACCTGTTCACGATGCACCCGCCGGTCGGCGGCAGCCTGGCCGGCGTCGTCTGGGTCGCGAGCCGCGAGCACGTGGACTCCTTCCGGGACCTGTCGAAGGAGGCCCTCGCCGCGTTCGGACCGCTCGCGGCGCGCATCGAGAACGCGATCCTGTCGCTCGGCGACGTCGGGCGGGTCCACCTCTACCGGTGGGGTGACGGCGGATCGCACTTCCATGTGTGGTTCATGCCCCGTCCGCTCGGCATGATCGACGCGCAGAACTTCATGCTCCCGCTGTGGGAGGACGTCCTGCCGAACGTCACCGACGAGGAGCTGCGGGCCGCTGCCGAGCGCGTGGCCGCCGCGATGTGATGACGACCCTCGTACGCCGTCTCGGCACCGGCGACGCCGTCGTGATCGGCCTGGGCGCGATGGTCGGCGCGGGGGTGTTCGCGGCCTTCGCGCCGGCCGCGGCGGCTGCCGGCGGCTGGCTCCTGGTCGGCCTCGCGCTGGCCGCGATCGTCGCCTTTTGCAACGCGACGTCGTCCGCCCAGTTGGCGATGCAGTACCCGGCCTCGGGCGGGACGTACGTGTACGGCCGCGAGCGACTCGGACCCTGGTGGGGCTTCCTCGCCGGCTGGGGGTTCGTCGTCGGCAAGACCGCGTCGTGCGCCGCGATGGCGATCACGTTCGCGACGTACGTGGTGCCGGAGCCGCGTTGGCTCCAGCGGGTCGTCGCCGCGGCCGTGGTCCTGCTGCTCACGCTGGTCAACCTCCGCGGCATCACGCGGACGGCGAGGGTGGCCCGGCTGCTGCTCGCCGGCTCGTTCGCCGCGCTGCTGGTGGTCGTCGTCGCGATCGCCGCCAGCGGGCAGGCCGACGTCGGGCGGCTCGCACTCGGCGTCGCGCCGCACGGCGTCTACGGCGTCCTGCAGTCGGCAGGCCTGCTGTTCTTCGCGTTCGCCGGGTACGCACGGATCGCCACGCTCGGCGAAGAGGTCCGCGATCCCGAACGGACGATCCCGCGCGCGGTCACGTGGGCGCTCGCTCTCGCGGTGCTCACGTACTTCGTCGTCGGTGCCGCCGTGCTCGCCGCGCTCGGCGCCGACGCGCTCGGTGCGGCCGAGGCGCCGTTGAACGACGCCGTCTCCGCCGTGGGTGCCGCCTGGGCCAGCCCCGTCGTCCGGGCGGGTGCGGCGATCGCGAGCCTCGGCGCGCTGCTCGGCCTCCTGGCGGGCATCGGTCGCACCGGGCTCGCGATGGCACGTGAGCGCGATCTCCCGCACCAGCTCGCCGCGGTGCACCCCGTTCACCACGTGCCGCATCGGGCCCAGCTCCTGGTCGCCGTTGTGGTGGTCGCTCTCGTGCTCACGACCGACCTGCGCGGCGTGATCGGCTTCAGCTCGTTCGGCGTCCTCGTCTACTACGCCGTCGCGAACGCCTCCGCCTGGACCCAGGACAAGGCCCACCGACGCTGGCCGCGAGCGATCAACGTGGTCGGGCTCCTCGGCTGCGCGACCCTGACCGTGACGCTTCCGCTCAGCGCTGTGCTCACCGGAACCCTCGTCCTCGCCGTCGGCCTCGCCGGCCGAGCAGTGCGCCTGGCCCGCACCCCCAACGCGCCCTAGGCGTTCAGGTCGGCGACGAGGACCGAGTACGTCTCGACCACCTGGAAGCCGAGCTTGTCCGCGACCGCGATGGAGGGCAGGTTGCTCGTCCAGGCATCCCAGTGTGCGGTCACGCCGCTGTCGACGCAGCGTCGCACGAACGCGGCGGCGGCCAGGGTCGCCAGGCCTTGCCCCTGAAACTCGGGAACGGTCTCGATGCCGATCCCGCACTGCCGCTCGCTGACGTACTCGGCAGTGCACCAGCACACGATCGCGTCCGCGTCGTGGGCGACGAAGCCGAAACCGCGTCGCCGGAAGTCCGCCAGCGAGTGCCAGCAGGACTCGATCTCCGCCACCACAGCATCGAAGTTCGCCAGCGGAACGAGCTCCGCGAACGACTCGTTGATCGCGCTCACCCGCATCCCGTCTGGCAGCTGCCAGCGAGGTGGGATCGCCAACCCGTCCATGCGATACAGCACCCGTTCCCGCCGCTGCACCTCGATGCCGGCGAGCACGTTCCCAGCAGCCGGGTCGGACGTGTGCACCTTCACCATGCCTGGCCCCGTTGACGCGATCTCGATGTCGAACACCACACGCCACAGCTCCGGCCGATCCAGCGAACCGGCCAGGTACACGTTGTGCGCACCGTCCCAGATCAGCGCGACCCGCGGCGACTCGAGGTCGTCGACCCACGCCCGAGCAGGGCTGTTGCCCGCGATCATCGCAGCGAGAACGAACCCCGCGTGCTCCCCCGCGAACAGGTGCCGCACGCTTGCGAGCTCTCGGACGACCACGACGGACACACCGCGAACCATAGACGACTCGCCGCCGGGCCGCGTTTGGCCTTAGGGGGTTGCCCGAACGCCTCGCAGTGCACTCGCCCACGGGAGGAGGTCCGCCAGCAGGAGCTTGAGCATGCTCTCGTGGCGGGCGGCCGGCTGGAACGTGGTCAGGTCGACGAAGTCGGTGAACAATGAGAGGCCGAGCGCGACCGAGACGTCCGCGATACGGATGTTGCCCATCACCTGGCGAAGCTGCTCGACCGCGCGTACGCCACCGTCGACGCCGTACCCGACGAAGCCCGCGGCCTTGTGGCCCCATTCCTTGTAGATAACGTCGATCGCGGTCTTCAGCGCACCGGGCACACCGTGGTTGTACTCGGCGGTGACGAACACGAAGCCGTCGAACGAAGCCACCTTCTCCGCCCACACCCGGGTCGCAGGCTCCGCGTAGGTCTCCACCGCTGCCGGCACTTCCGTCACGGCCGGCAGGTCGAAGTCGCGGGCGTCGACGAGCTCATACTCGGCGCCGCCGCCCTCCACGGCCCGCTCGTACACCCACCGGGCGACCGTCTCACCGAGGCGTTCAGGTCGCGTACTTCCCACGACTATGGCGATTCTCGTCTGGTTGCTCTGGTTGCTCATGACATCCGACCGTACGGACCGCACGGCGCGTGTCCCATACGTGAAAGCACCACGTCCATACGCGAAACGAGCCCGTACAGTGGAACGGGTGGACGTCCTCAGCCCCGCGATCGCGGCAACCCGAACCGGCCGGCCGCGTGCCTTCCGCATCGAGGGCGGCGAACGGTGGGGCCGGCGGTTCGATCCGGTCGCCGGCGCGGCGTTCCACACGGTCCGGCTTGGCTCCTGCTGGCTGATCTCCGCGCACGACAAGCCACTCCAGCTCGCCGCCGGCGACATCGTCCTGCTGCCGCACGGCTCCGGGCACGGCCTCGCCGACAGCCCCGACAAGGCACTGCTCGACCTCGACCAGGTCCCGGCCGACAGCGACGCGCCGGCAACGACCGTCGTGGTCAGCGGGCAGTATCTGCTGGACCAGGGACGACCTCATCCCCTGCTGAGCGAGCTGCCGGAGACCGTCCACCTGCCGGTGGGCAAGGGCGCTCTACAGCCCCAGCTCCAGGGCGCGGCCGACCTACTCGGCCGCGAGCTCGAGGACGCGGGCCAGGGCGCCGACGCCGCCGTGCCGGCGCTGATGGACGTACTCCTCCTCTACATCCTGCGCGCGTGGTACGCCCAGCAGCCCTGCGTCGAGACCGAGGTCGGGTGGGGTACGGCGTTGCGCGACCCCACGCTCAGCGCGATCCTGGCCGGCATCCATCGCTCGCCCGAGCGCGCGTGGACTGTGGACGCGATGGCCGCCGAGTCGGGGCTGTCGCGTACGTCGTTCGCGCGCCGCTTCAACGAGGTCATCGGCCAACCACCGTTGGCGTATCTGACCTGGTGGCGGATGATGACGGCCGCGCGGATGCTGCGCGACTCGGACCTGCCGCTGGCCGCGGTGGCTCGCAGGGTGGGGTACTCGTCGGAGTTCGCGTTCGCCAACGCGTTCAAGCGGGAGTACGGCATCGCGCCCGGGAAGTATCGGCAAGCCACCTAGCCTCGGGATTTCGGGTGTTGGCGGGCGACATCGGACCTGTGAAAGCCGGAAAAGTGGGATGGCGACGTCTCGAGTGACCTGAGCGGGAAGGCACTCCGTAGGTGAAGCGTGTCGTGGTCGCCTTACCCGGCCAGTGGCCGCTCTACCTGGCGTCCACCCCACGTAAGGCGGCCAATGATCATGTAAACATGATCATTGGCCCCAGGGCAGGCCCGGACCGGTCGCACCCACCGCCAGCTGAAAGATCGAGGCGAGGCCGTGTCTCTTGAGTAGCGTCGGGCGCGCGACACGCCACATCCCGCCCTATCTGGCTTCCAGCTCGACGATGTGCACGGCGATGTCGACCGGCTGGGGCTCGCTCGCGACGACGGCAGCGATCGCGTCGTGCACAGCTTGGCCCACGCTGGCGGCCTGATGGCCGGCGCGGACGACGATGCGGACGTCGACTCGGGCGACCTGGCGCGCCGAACGGGACCGCAGCTCGACCCCCGTCACGTCAGGTGGAGTTCCGCCGAGAGCGCGCTGCCAGGTGTTCAGGGCGAACTGCGTCAACATGCTCTTGACACCGGGCCGGAGCCGCGCGACACCGGGTACGGCCCGAGCCGCCTGGGCGACGACGTCAGCGGGCCACAGATCGTCGCACGCGTCGAATAGCCACGGCGTGCGACCAGGCATCACCCCTACAGAAGGAGATCAGCCAGATGGGCATCGCTGACAAGGCCAAGAACGCTGCCGAAAACCTCGCCGGAAAGGCGAAGGAAGCCGTCGGTGATCTGACCGGGAACGAGAAGCTCGAGAACGAAGGCAAGGCCGATCAGGTCAAGGCCAAGGCGAAGGACGTCGGCGAGGACGTGAAGGACAAGTTCACCAAGTAGGACGGATCGGACCCGCAGGGGCGGGCGCCCGCCCCTGTGGGTCTGGACCTGCGGGATTTCCTCCCCAACTATGGACATCCAAGGTAGGAATGCCCTCAGCCAGTTACTCGAGGGACGAGGTCAGGCGAGATCGATGAGTGACCAGCGACCCGACGGCGACGACCGTCGACAGGAAACGCGCTCCCGTGGTCGTCCGCGAAGTCACTCGCGGCAGGACACCAGTACGGCGCGGAACGAGGCTGCCGATGCCGCTCGGCTCGGCGAACTCGTACGGGAGCTGGAGAGTCTCGACGACATCGACGAGCTCCTCGAGGTCATCGTGCACGCGGCGGTCGGCATGGTGCCCGGGGCCGAAGAAGGCTCCATGTCCGAGCTCCGACAGCGGCGCACCGTCGTCCACCGGGCCGCGTCGGGAGCGGTGGCCAAGCTCGTCGACGCGTTGATGACCGAGATCGGTGAGGGACCATGCCTGGACGCGGCGTTCGGCGATCGCGTCATCCGGGTCGACGACATGACCGCGGACGGGCGCTGGCCGACGTTCACCGCTCGCGCGGCCGAGGCAGGCGTTCGCAGCATGTTGTCGTTCCCCCTCTACGTTCAGGACAACGACCTCGGTGCGCTCAACCTCTACGCGGCCACGCCGAACGCCTTCACCGACGAGGCCGAGCACCTCGGCCTGATCTTCGCCACCCACGCCGCGATCACCATCGCCGGCGCGCAACGCCTCGGCCAGCTGCAGGGAGCGCTCGCGTCCCGCGAGGTGATCGGCCAGGCCGTGGGAATCCTGATCGAACGCCACGGCATCGACACCGCCCGCGCGTTCGCCACACTGGTCAGGTACAGCCAGGACACCAACCGCAAGCTCCGCGACGTCGCCGCCGACATCGTCCGCAGCGCCCTCGCCCGCAACGAGCGCGGCTCCAAGGGCTGACTAGCAGCCGGAAACAGCCGATTTCCTCCTGTTTATCGGCTATAGCACGGACACGCCGTGGTTGAGATTCACCCCATCCTTTCCACTCTCCGCTCCGAACCACACCCAATAACCAGATTCCGAAGGACTCGGAAAGGTGTGATGCGGATGCCACGCTTGACACGTACGGCGGCAGTCGCGGCCGGAACCGGCTTGATCGCGGCGATGGCCGCGGTGTTGTTCGCCGCGAGCCCGGCCTATGCGGACCAGACAGTCCGGTTCACGTTGGACGAGCTGAACGACAGTGGTTCCAGCGGAGACGCGACGATCACCGCACGAGAAGACGGCAGCCTGCACGTCAAGATCGAGGGCTCGGGCTTCACCCCGAACTCGCCGCACGCTCAGCACATTCACGGCATGGCGCACAGCGACGACTTCTTCTGCCCGCCTCCGTCGGCGGACAAGAACGGTGACGGACAGGTCGCCACCGAAGAGGGCGTTCCCCAGTACGGCGGGGTGTTCGTGTCGTTGACGACGAAGGGCGACACGAGTCCGAAGAGCGGGCTCGCGATCGACCGGTTCCCGGTCGCCGACGCGAACGGAGACCTCGAGTACGACCGCACCATCCCCGCCAGCCAGCTGCCAGCTGGCCTGGTGGACAGCCTGTCGCACCTGCACGTGGTGCAGCACGGCCTGGATGCCAACGGTAACGACAAGTACGACCTCGAGGCGCTCGGCGAGTCTGTCTTCGCCAAGTCTCTCGGCGTGAGCGGCATCCCGGAGGAAGCCACCAACCCGGCGACCTGCGGAGAGGTCTCCCCTGTGGGCGGTGTCGAAACCGGCGCCAGCAGCACCCACGGGATCGAGCGGCTCGACCTGCTCGCCGCCGGTGGCGTTCTGATGCTGGGTGCGGGTGGCGTGCTGATCGCGCGCCGACGGTCCGCCGCGGCTCACCGAGTCGAGTCCTGAACCAGGACGACTCGTTGACCTCGGAACAGCTGCCTCGCAGCCGACGAGCGCGGATCCTCGCGCTCGTCGGCGCCACCCTCGCGCTTCTGGGCGTGGCTGCCGTCGTGTTCGCGCTGGTCGGCCAGCAACCCGATCCGCCCGCGGTGAACGAGACCCAAACGCTGCCCACGCCGCCGAAGCAGTCGGCCGCGCCGTCGCCCTCCGCCTCCTCCGCTTCCTCCGTACCGCCGCAGGCGTCCCGCTCGCCTTCGCCCGCGGCGCGTCCGACGCCTGAGCTCGAGCTCGCCAGGTCCGAGCCGAGGCGCGTACGCATCCCCCGGCTCGACGTCTCCTCGACATTGGAACACCTCGAGCTCGACAACGACGGCGTGATGGAAACGCCCAAGGACCCGGCCAAGGCGGGCTGGTTCACTCCCTCGCCCACTCCCGGCGTCGTGGGGTCGGCGATCCTCGCGGGCCACATCACCTGGGACCGACGTCCGGCCGTGTTCTTCCAGCTGTCCACCCTGCACAAGGGTGACCGCATCGAGGTGGACCGAGCAGACCGTACGACCGCGGTGTTCAAGGTCGAACGGGTGGCCACGTTCCCGAAGAACGACTTCCCCAGCAAGGACGTCTACGCCGGGGCCGGCCACGCGGGCCTCCGCCTGATCACCTGCGGCGGCGACTATGACTCCGCACGGCGGTCCTACAAGGACAACACCATCGTCTGGGCGCGACTCGTGTCCAGCGCCCCCACGCCGAAATAGCGTCGATCTTTCGTCCAGCGGTGGGTTCGACCGGTCCGGCCCGGTCCGGCCCTGGGGCCAATGATCATGTTTACATGGTCATTGGCCGCTTTACGTGGGGTGGACGCCAGGTAGAGCGGCCACTGGCCGGGTAAGGCGACCGAGGCAGGCCGAATCCACCAGCTCAGCTCGCTGATCTTGCCGCGCACGACGCCGGTCAGGTCCGAGGGTGTGCCCGCCCCGATGTCCGCGGCGGCTGGGTGGTGCGAACCTGACCTACTGGGCGTCGCAGCTCGGGGTGCACGTCGTGTTCAGCATGCTCGTCCCGGTCATGCTGGTCGGCCTGATCTTCCCGTCCCACCGAGGCAAACCATTCCTGCGTCGCGGCGGCCTCGTCGTGGTCGGCGTTGTCGCTGCGGCGGCGACGTTCGTGTTCCTGGTGCTGACGCTGCCGCTGGCGCTGCGCCCCGGCACCACAACGGTGTTTGGCGGGATCGTCCCGGATCCCGTGCCGATCGTCCTCGCGGCACTGGTCGCCCTCGGCATCGGCTGGGCAGTGGTGCGGTGGAGCGCGGCGCCGCGCCCGTCTCGGTCGTCGGCGGCGCGATCACGATCCTGCTGGAGATCGCGCTGCTGATCCTCCTGGCGCGTCGAGCACGCGCGCGACCAGTAGCCGATGGCGCAAGTACGAGGTGAGTCCGGCGGCTCTCCACCAACTGGCCGAGGCCGGTTGGTGGAGGGCCGATGGACAACCGCCTGTCAGGCGTTGTTGTTGCTGGACGTGATGTCGCCGTTCACGCCCGCGGGGAAGAAACCGCCGGCGGTGACCTTCTTCGGGTT is part of the Tenggerimyces flavus genome and encodes:
- a CDS encoding AraC family transcriptional regulator, which encodes MDVLSPAIAATRTGRPRAFRIEGGERWGRRFDPVAGAAFHTVRLGSCWLISAHDKPLQLAAGDIVLLPHGSGHGLADSPDKALLDLDQVPADSDAPATTVVVSGQYLLDQGRPHPLLSELPETVHLPVGKGALQPQLQGAADLLGRELEDAGQGADAAVPALMDVLLLYILRAWYAQQPCVETEVGWGTALRDPTLSAILAGIHRSPERAWTVDAMAAESGLSRTSFARRFNEVIGQPPLAYLTWWRMMTAARMLRDSDLPLAAVARRVGYSSEFAFANAFKREYGIAPGKYRQAT
- a CDS encoding GAF and ANTAR domain-containing protein; amino-acid sequence: MSDQRPDGDDRRQETRSRGRPRSHSRQDTSTARNEAADAARLGELVRELESLDDIDELLEVIVHAAVGMVPGAEEGSMSELRQRRTVVHRAASGAVAKLVDALMTEIGEGPCLDAAFGDRVIRVDDMTADGRWPTFTARAAEAGVRSMLSFPLYVQDNDLGALNLYAATPNAFTDEAEHLGLIFATHAAITIAGAQRLGQLQGALASREVIGQAVGILIERHGIDTARAFATLVRYSQDTNRKLRDVAADIVRSALARNERGSKG
- a CDS encoding GNAT family N-acetyltransferase, whose translation is MSVVVVRELASVRHLFAGEHAGFVLAAMIAGNSPARAWVDDLESPRVALIWDGAHNVYLAGSLDRPELWRVVFDIEIASTGPGMVKVHTSDPAAGNVLAGIEVQRRERVLYRMDGLAIPPRWQLPDGMRVSAINESFAELVPLANFDAVVAEIESCWHSLADFRRRGFGFVAHDADAIVCWCTAEYVSERQCGIGIETVPEFQGQGLATLAAAAFVRRCVDSGVTAHWDAWTSNLPSIAVADKLGFQVVETYSVLVADLNA
- a CDS encoding APC family permease, whose product is MTTLVRRLGTGDAVVIGLGAMVGAGVFAAFAPAAAAAGGWLLVGLALAAIVAFCNATSSAQLAMQYPASGGTYVYGRERLGPWWGFLAGWGFVVGKTASCAAMAITFATYVVPEPRWLQRVVAAAVVLLLTLVNLRGITRTARVARLLLAGSFAALLVVVVAIAASGQADVGRLALGVAPHGVYGVLQSAGLLFFAFAGYARIATLGEEVRDPERTIPRAVTWALALAVLTYFVVGAAVLAALGADALGAAEAPLNDAVSAVGAAWASPVVRAGAAIASLGALLGLLAGIGRTGLAMARERDLPHQLAAVHPVHHVPHRAQLLVAVVVVALVLTTDLRGVIGFSSFGVLVYYAVANASAWTQDKAHRRWPRAINVVGLLGCATLTVTLPLSAVLTGTLVLAVGLAGRAVRLARTPNAP
- a CDS encoding AfsR/SARP family transcriptional regulator, which produces MEFRLLGPVEVIRAGELLPVGGARDRALLAALLLRANEVAPVGYLVESAWERTPASPDTNLRTYISRLRRRLADSADDAPRVVTRDGGYLFVVNPGELDVAEFERQFDVGRDAQATGDHATAASAYSAALALWRNDPLTDQRHGPTLEAELTRLRGRRLDALEGYAHSRIQLGRAVEVIEDLTTFVDEYPLREELWAQLMTALYRTGRRADALATYVRAQTHLVDEVGVEPGPRLRDLHAAMLRDAPELGPESAEISLAASRPVPPAQLPADLPTFTGRSGELDQLTALLSSDHRPSTVIITAIDGMAGIGKTTLATHVAHRVRDRFPGGQLFLDLHGHTEGVPPVDPGDALDRMLRALGVPGDQIPRDTEERSAFYRTQLADRTMLIVLDNAASERQVAPLLPANPACVVLVTSRRRLSDLEHAVPLSLDVLSPDEAAVLFIKIAGADRVAGAPELVREIVERCGRLPLAIRIAAARLRSRPGWTLGHLADRLGDERRRLDELDHGDRGVAAAFELSYRHLDTEQRRVFRLLGVHPGVDTDAHAVAALVGVPLVTAERALDDLVQAHLLTEQTPGRFVLHDLLRTFAADRAAAEDTDGERASALDRLLDHYVSATALAMELADPAYARHRPVVPDAVSELPSLDAKSANSWLEVELVNLAAAARVVAARPQTSVLARLLGRWLSTRGHNGHALALHLAAVAASRTLDNPIAEAYALVGVGDAHSLADRYPDAGAAYLEALAVSETTGDRQARLLALAGLGDFHRLTDDHGQARERYYQALGLSRELGDELVEQRTLRGLGVGFAVTGDLALANTHFTQALETARATGERGYEARSLASLAMTHRHWGNHDAAFEYAQRALDIVQDLGDLGAEISVRNELGRNHRLVGELTAALWHAQHALDIARSLGDRLGESQVLKAVGEVHLAAERHDQAITCYRAAVAISREIANRNDLFEGLYGLGRALMSADRTSEAVPPLEEALSVATALDQPHDIARAGDALAATATPTGV
- a CDS encoding arsenate reductase/protein-tyrosine-phosphatase family protein gives rise to the protein MNISALARRAGISPSGVRWYESAGILPAPVRAGNGYRSYDERDLSRLTLIISLRRLGMSPVEAGRLATQCLESGPTHPLLVATLEQQRRKIAEQRADLELLEHQLVDLERTIEAVDPRGTDRRDPIAVLFVCNGNSARSQLGEALLGHFGGPDFAAMSAGTRPKRVHELAVRVLAEINVDWRNAKAKHIGEFLDRRIDYVITLSNSAREECPTLSGRHNALHWHLDDPSEVGGPQETRLQAFRATRTELTVRLRPFIEIARRAAGRLPAIAGPDPAR
- a CDS encoding CsbD family protein encodes the protein MGIADKAKNAAENLAGKAKEAVGDLTGNEKLENEGKADQVKAKAKDVGEDVKDKFTK
- a CDS encoding NADPH-dependent FMN reductase, coding for MSNQSNQTRIAIVVGSTRPERLGETVARWVYERAVEGGGAEYELVDARDFDLPAVTEVPAAVETYAEPATRVWAEKVASFDGFVFVTAEYNHGVPGALKTAIDVIYKEWGHKAAGFVGYGVDGGVRAVEQLRQVMGNIRIADVSVALGLSLFTDFVDLTTFQPAARHESMLKLLLADLLPWASALRGVRATP